One segment of Papaver somniferum cultivar HN1 unplaced genomic scaffold, ASM357369v1 unplaced-scaffold_137, whole genome shotgun sequence DNA contains the following:
- the LOC113334882 gene encoding guanosine deaminase, with the protein MEEAKVVEAKDGTISVATAFSGYQEAVQDKDHEFVTKAVEEAYKGVDNGDGGPFGAVVVRNNEVVVSCHNMVLKHTDPTAHAEVTAIREACKKLNQIELSDCEIYTSCEPCPMCFGAIHLSRIKRLVYGAKAEAAIAIGFDDFIADALRGTGFYQKASMEIKMADGNGAIAAEQVFEKTKAKFQMY; encoded by the exons ATGGAAGAAGCTAAAG TTGTCGAAGCCAAGGATGGAACTATATCTGTTGCCACTGCATTTTCTGGTTACCAAGAAG CTGTACAAGACAAGGACCATGAATTCGTAACAAAAGCAGTTGAAGAAGCATACAAAGGAGTGGATAATGGAGATGGAGGCCCTTTCGGTGCAGTCGTCGTTCGCAATAATGAAGTAGTTGTGAGCTGTCACAACATGGTTTTGAAGCATACTGATCCTACTGCCCATGCTGAGGTGACGGCAATAAGAGAG GCATGCAAGAAGCTCAACCAAATCGAGCTATCTGACTGTGAAATATATACATCTTGCGAGCCTTGTCCAATGTGTTTTGGTGCAATCCACCTTTCACGTATCAAg AGGTTGGTATATGGAGCCAAAGCGGAAGCAGCCATAGCAATTGGATTTGATGACTTCATCGCAGATGCCCTGAGGGGTACTGGCTTCTATCAAAAGGCTAGCATGGAGATCAAGATGGCTGATGGGAATGGTGCCATCGCTGCAGAACAGGTctttgagaaaacaaaagctaagTTCCAAATGTACTGA